A stretch of the Salvelinus fontinalis isolate EN_2023a unplaced genomic scaffold, ASM2944872v1 scaffold_0040, whole genome shotgun sequence genome encodes the following:
- the LOC129842430 gene encoding dystrophin-like produces MVELTSHQGSVGRVLRAGSALLGEGHLTEEEEKEVREQMNLLNSRWEHLRVASMEKQSRLHEVLMDLQHQQLKQLTDWLELTEGRIKRMGAQPMGPDLEDVKHQVEEHKLLQEDLELEQVRVNSLTHMVVVVDENSGDSATAALEEKLQHLGDRWAAICKWTEEHWVLLQEILLQWQHFTEEQCSFDSWLTQKEKLVLSIQSSGIKEQSDMVANLRRLATVKGDLEVKRPTMDKLCSLCQDLVSSVKNKEVAHKLEARLESFAQRWDKLVQSLERSSSQISLAVTTVQTAQTKLTHSVTASVSKVTTREKVVVKNTKAALPSPPPQKKRQIVVESELRKRFDMDFTELHSFITRSKAILQSPEFSMSRKEGSVQELHDKVLAIERERPEKLRKLQEATRSAQALLDQLASGK; encoded by the exons ATGGTGGAGCTGACGTCCCACCAGGGCAGTGTGGGCAGGGTGCTGCGTGCGGGCAGTGCCCTGCTGGGTGAGGGCCATTtaacggaggaggaggagaaagaggtcagGGAGCAGATGAACCTCCTCAACTCCCGCTGGGAACACCTCAGAGTGGCTAGCATGGAGAAACAGAGCAG ACTCCACGAGGTGTTGATGGACCTTCAGCACCAGCAGTTGAAGCAGCTCACTGATTGGTTGGAGCTGACAGAAGGGCGGATCAAGCGGATGGGGGCTCAGCCTATGGGGCCAGACCTGGAGGATGTTAAACACCAAGTAGAGGAACACAAA CTGTTACAGGAGGACCTAGAGTTGGAGCAGGTGCGTGTTAACTCTCTgacacacatggtggtggtggtggatgagAACAGTGGAGACAGCGCCACCGCTGCCCTGGAGGAGAAACTACAG CACCTGGGAGACCGGTGGGCAGCCATCTGTAAGTGGACAGAGGAGCATTGGGTTCTGCTACAGGAGATCCTACTCCAGTGGCAACACTTCACTGAGGAACAG tgttcGTTTGACTCATGGTTGACTCAGAAGGAGAAGTTGGTTCTGTCCATTCAGAGCAGTGGCATCAAGGAGCAGAGTGACATGGTGGCCAACCTGAGAAGACTAGCG acgGTGAAGGGAGACCTGGAGGTGAAGAGACCGACCATGGACAAGCTGTGTTCTCTGTGCCAGGACCTGGTCTCCTCAGTGAAGAACAAAGAGGTGGCCCATAAGCTGGAGGCCCGGCTGGAGAGCTTCGCCCAACGCTGGGACAAACTGGTGCAGAGCCTGGAAAGGAGCAGCTCACAG atcTCGCTGGCTGTAACCACGGTGCAGACCGCGCAGACGAAGCTGACACACTCGGTGACGGCGAGCGTATCCAAGGTGACGACGCGTGAGAAGGTGGTGGTGAAGAATACTAAAGCAGCGCTGCCCTCTCCACCGCCCCAGAAGAAGAGACAGATTGTTGTCGAATCAGAGCTCAGGAAAAG gtTTGACATGGACTTCACTGAGCTGCACAGTTTCATCACGCGCTCCAAGGCCATCCTACAGAGCCCAGAGTTCTCCATGTCCAGGAAGGAGGGCAGCGTACAGGAGCTCCACGATAAAGTCCTG gcgatagagagggagaggccaGAGAAGTTGCGGAAGCTTCAGGAAGCAACTCGTTCGGCACAGGCTTTGCTCGATCAGCTGGCGAGCGGTAAATGA